CCTTAGTTGGCAACCCTATATTTTATGCTGTGAGGGCTATTGTGCAACAAGGCCTTACTTATCCCGTCATACTTCTTTTCACGACTATAGTCTTACAAATTAATTTGCTGAGAGATGGAAAATTAAAGGTATATGGGAGAGAAGCTAAAAAATTGAAGCTTACATAGAATCTGGTGGCGAAAACACACTACCCGCAATTGCGTACCGTATGGAAAAAGTTTTCTATCGCAGGAAAATAGTATTTTTATGCTGCTTCAGATAAAACGAAATATAATCAAATAAGCACAATCTGTTATTTTTCATCAGGTAAGTTCTTAAGTGCATTGCACGAATACCCATGCCTTTGGTTATCTTACTAGCGTTGAATGGGATAAGCCCATATCTTTCAATCAAATTTGCTGCAGGGTGGGTGATCTAGAAGCCTACATCAATGATTAATAGCCTGTTATAAAAAACTTTTGAGACTATTCCTACTTAGACTGTATAGCTACTAAAGATGGTACTTTGTTGAAGACCTTGGAATTGTAAAATGTAAGAGCAAGCCTACGGACGATGCCCGCTCCCTATTTGGTTGGGAAAACTATAGCGTTTGTAAAAAAGGCAGAGAAAATGTTTCCTCAAATTGTACATTGTTGGTATTTACCGCTGTTTTAATTTAGAAGATATCTTGATGAAAGGACTATTAGGGAAGAGAAAAAACTATGGATTATTTTAAAACCCATAGTTTGCTTCTTTAGTGAATTCTAAGAAGATTTTTGAGTAACAGCCTCTTTTAGATCTTGAAAGACTGTATCCGTGGGTTGTTCGCCGTCAATATCGATTAAGAGTTTCCTGTTTTTATAGTAGTTGATCAAAGGTTCAGTTTGTTTATGGTAGGTCTTTAATCGATTGCTCACAACTTCTGGTTTATCATCATCCCGTTGGTAAAGTTCTCCTCCACATTGGTCGCATTGCCCCTCAACCTTGCAGGGAGAAAAATGACGATTATGGACATATCCGCAATTTTTACAAATGAGTCTGCCAGCAGTTCTCTTTAGAATTGTCTCATCCGAAACTTTTAAATTTAAAACGATAACGTGCATGCGATGAATTTTTTGATCCAGAGCCTCTGCTTGAGCTATAGTTCTTGGGAAGCCATCTAGGATAAAACCCTTATGAGTATCAGGTTGATTGAGTCGATCAAAAAGCATATCCAAGACAACTTCGTCAGGAACGAGTTCACCTTGATCAATGTAGCTTTTTGCCTTGCTACCAAGCGAAGTGCCTTTGCTGATATTTTCTCTAAATAAATCCCCCGTAGAGATATGAGGCAATTTACATTCTTTAGCGAGTTTAACACTCTGTGTGCCCTTGCCCGAGGCTGGGGGGCCAAGCATAATCAGCACGGTGGGTTTTTCTAAACCTTCATTAATAAGAGCAAATAAAGAGAACGGCAAAGCTAAAAGTAGCAAACAAAATAGATATGATTGCATAGATTTCCTTTCAATGGTATTGACTTAACTAGCCTAATTTAAGCGTAAATGCGAGTTACCGAAGACTTCAGAACTTGAATGTTTTCAGACTCTTTATTGTTTTAAGGGCGACCCTACGAAGCCATATGCTTTTGTAAACGCTCTTTAACCTCTAGCAGATAAAAAGCTAAACCGAAATTGTAAGACTAACTTCCATTTTGGCATCTTTTATCGACAGGAGGCTTAGCTAGTATAAAATATTACGAATTCTTCAGGAAGAAAGATGAAAGAATGGCGCTCCAAAAATCGCGATCTTATTTTGATTAAAAGCTTTGATCAAAATTTAAATGAATTTAAAAGAATGAAGCTTCAAAAATGGGAAAAAATTGACGAACAAGT
The sequence above is drawn from the Chlamydiales bacterium STE3 genome and encodes:
- a CDS encoding adenylate kinase (Product derived from UniProtKB/Swiss-Prot:Q0W1W4;Gene name derived from UniProtKB/Swiss-Prot:Q0W1W4;EC number derived from UniProtKB/Swiss-Prot:Q0W1W4), translating into MQSYLFCLLLLALPFSLFALINEGLEKPTVLIMLGPPASGKGTQSVKLAKECKLPHISTGDLFRENISKGTSLGSKAKSYIDQGELVPDEVVLDMLFDRLNQPDTHKGFILDGFPRTIAQAEALDQKIHRMHVIVLNLKVSDETILKRTAGRLICKNCGYVHNRHFSPCKVEGQCDQCGGELYQRDDDKPEVVSNRLKTYHKQTEPLINYYKNRKLLIDIDGEQPTDTVFQDLKEAVTQKSS